The following coding sequences are from one Culex quinquefasciatus strain JHB chromosome 1, VPISU_Cqui_1.0_pri_paternal, whole genome shotgun sequence window:
- the LOC6039344 gene encoding mediator of RNA polymerase II transcription subunit 7, whose protein sequence is MANADTIQVSSLPLPPAQYINLFTDENIRKNRAPKPPPPIQDSYTMFGNPFSNDDNIIRPLEAQGFKRLYPQHFDRRKELKKLNHSLLVNFLDLIDLLVHYPDSPRRAEKIEDLSLLFVHIHHLLNEFRPHQARETLRVMMELQKRQRIETTQRFQNHLEKVREMVKAAFSSLPDLTEADLSSAAEPMDTGDESETGKGRGEGCHPLDRLMCELVDNM, encoded by the exons ATGGCCAACGCGGACACGATCCAGGTCAGCTCGCTGCCGCTGCCACCGGCGCAGTACATCAACCTGTTCACGGACGAAAACATCCGGAAGAATCGGGCCCCGAAACCGCCACCCCCGATCCAGGACTCGTACACCATGTTCGGGAATCCGTTCAGCAACGACGACAACATTATCCGGCCGCTGGAGGCGCAGGGCTTCAAGCGGCTCTACCCGCAGCACTTTGACCGGCGGAAGGAGCTAAAGAAGCTGAACCATTCGTTGCTGGTCAACTTTCTGGATCTGATCGATTTGCTCGTGCACTATCCGGATAGTCCGCGGAGAGCCGAGAAG ATCGAAGACCTGAGTCTTCTGTTCGTCCACATCCACCATCTGCTGAACGAGTTCCGTCCGCACCAGGCGCGGGAAACGTTGCGAGTCATGATGGAGTTGCAGAAGCGCCAACGAATAGAAACCACCCAGCGCTTCCAGAACCACCTGGAAAAGGTGCGCGAGATGGTGAAGGCGGCGTTCTCGTCGCTGCCAGATCTGACCGAAGCGGACTTGAGCAGCGCAGCCGAACCGATGGATACGGGCGACGAGAGCGAGACCGGCAAGGGTCGCGGCGAAGGGTGCCATCCGCTGGATCGGCTCATGTGCGAGCTGGTGGACAACATGTAG
- the LOC6039350 gene encoding attractin-like protein 1 codes for MEQLPWRKSRTRMRRSSTGGLNGLLRLALAALVLVVALTVEAAGSSSLTMTGGVHSGGGKCSEIRCMNGGSCRNGTCLCPDGWQGSECQFCGGKVRLTDPSGSIHDGLGNYSIGVKCSWLIDARDHNSIAAAQTTAIAKPSVIRLHLEEFATECGWDHLYVYDGDSVESPLLAVFSGLMYRKNFSIRRIPEVFAHSGSALLHFFSDDAYNMSGFNISYQVNACPTVDTALNCSGHGVCAVGGDCSCDPGWTGLACNVARCPNNCSSHLGRGTCNVLQQRCDCAKGFDGNDCSQVRAHGVWTTIDSEGKQGFVPPGSASHGSAVFRDTFYVVAGESYAKAKSMMYMYDFNGKVWETAHTDSKTTPALRYGASTVMYGDKIFMYGGVVEGSKGGVCGELWAFDVSAKIWENITVKAEPCNETYAMCGPLKSAGHTATLISNFEGGKKGHSQRMVVIFGHSPQFGYLNTVQEYNFGTREWKIVRTKGFPVKGGYGHSAAYDPLKERIYVYGGIISESDSTQVLSGKLYSYEPHGRVWVLEAAAPTSRFLHTANFISPGLMMVFGGNTHNDTSHSFGAKCYSRDLMVYDILCDSWHVQQMPNDLRADLARFGHSAIVFEESLYIYGGFDGQMINDMLKFTPGNCRAFNRSDQCLNARPGVKCIWDIQKSKCVPILDVDKSVLFSRDETNYEICPQESRLVMTRQALMDYELCSFLSSCQSCVSTSYGCMFCGIGNQKGYCAKEKCPDVSYTYRADFYPTRKLKDCPEIDGLFCSQLHSCHACTAYKFCHWDYEHSNCEFRTNNTGSGDILVDTLPCPPACSVLTTCGNCTQEECIWCQNEQRCVDKNAYTASFPYGQCREWTTGSNKCRAASSGKSQCGFFKTCAQCRDDPACGWCDDGSMTGLGKCLPGGDSGAHEEMECPATRWHFTHCPSCQCNGHSTCPDSKICKQPCKDPMIGANCEKCKPGYWGNPVNGGTCQKCDCNGQAQYCHSETGKCFCSTKGLAGDHCEKCDATNHYHGDPSRGSCYYDLTIDYQFTFNLSKKEDRHFTQINFRNSPIKADIDADFSITCSVAAKMNITIRTAGGPEKPLFSAVNCSTFRYRFSKAEHHFGIEDNVTLTTFYVYVYDFQPPLWIQIAFSQYPKLNLQQFFITFSTCFLLLLLMAAILWKIKQRYDMFRRRQRLFVEMEQMASRPFSQVLVEVESSKEYNELSPAVENITSAPRKRKKDSPSPIALEPCEGNRAAVLSLLVRLPTGGHLHAPPGQSAGLAVASALVTLGNPRRPSIEHPKEPKSKRKQSQHPDSCI; via the exons ATGGAACAGCTGCCCTGGCGGAAGAGCAGGACAAGGATGAGGAGGAGCAGTACGGGCGGGTTGAACGGTTTGCTGCGGCTTGCGCTGGCCGCCCTGGTGCTGGTGGTGGCCCTCACGGTGGAGGCGGCCGGCAGCAGCAGCCTGACCATGACCGGCGGTGTTCACTCGGGCGGGGGCAAGTGCTCGGAGATCCGGTGCATGAACGGGGGCAGCTGCCGCAACGGGACCTGTCTCTGTCCGGACGGCTGGCAGGGCTCGGAGTGTCAGTTTTGCGGAGGAAAAGTTAG ACTAACGGACCCGTCCGGCAGCATCCACGACGGGCTCGGCAACTACTCGATCGGCGTCAAGTGCAGCTGGCTGATTGACGCCCGGGATCACAACAGCATCGCCGCCGCTCAGACGACCGCGATCGCCAAACCGTCGGTGATCCGGCTGCACCTGGAGGAGTTTGCGACGGAGTGCGGCTGGGACCACCTGTACGTGTACGACGGGGACAGCGTCGAGTCGCCGCTGCTGGCCGTGTTCAGCGGGTTGATGTACCGGAAGAATTTCAGCATCCGGCGGATTCCGGAGGTGTTTGCGCACAGCGGGTCGGCACTGTTGCACTTCTTCAGCGATGACGCGTACAACATGTCCGGGTTCAACATCAGCTACCAGGTGAACGCGTGTCCCACGGTGGACACGGCTTTGAACTGTTCCGGGCACGGGGTTTGTGCGGTTGGGGGTGATTGCAGCTGTGATCCGGGTTGGACGGGGTTGGCGTGCAACGTGGCACGATGTCCGAACAACTGTTCGTCGCATTTGGGCCGGGGGACGTGTAACGTGCTGCAGCAGCGGTGCGACTGTGCCAAGGGATTCGATGGGAACGATTGTTCGCAGGTGCGTGCGCACGGCGTTTGGACGACCATCGATTCGGAGGGCAAGCAGGGATTTGTGCCGCCGGGGAGTGCCTCGCACGGGTCGGCCGTGTTCCGGGACACGTTTTATGTGGTTGCGGGCGAGAGTTACGCGAAGGCAAAGTCGATGATGTACATGTACGACTTTAATGGGAAGGTGTGGGAGACGGCCCATACGGATTCGAAGACGACGCCGGCGCTGCGGTACGGGGCGTCGACGGTCATGTACGGGGACAAGATCTTCATGTACGGCGGGGTGGTTGAGGGAAGCAAGGGTGGTGTTTGTGGCGAGTTGTGGGCGTTTGACGTGAGTGCCAAGATCTGGGAGAATATTACGGTGAAGGCGGAGCCGTGTAACGAGACGTACGCGATGTGTGGTCCGTTGAAGTCGGCAGGACACACGGCGACGTTGATATCGAACTTTGAGGGCGGCAAGAAGGGACATTCCCAGCGGATGGtggtcatttttggtcattcGCCGCAGTTTGGGTACCTGAACACGGTGCAGGAGTACAACTTTGGGACGCGCGAGTGGAAGATTGTGCGGACGAAGGGTTTCCCGGTGAAGGGCGGTTACGGCCACTCGGCGGCGTACGATCCGCTGAAGGAACGAATCTACGTGTACGGCGGGATAATATCTGAGAGCGACAGTACTCAGGTGTTGAGTGGCAAGTTGTACAGCTATGAACCACACGGTCGGGTGTGGGTGCTGGAGGCGGCGGCGCCGACTTCCCGGTTCCTGCACACGGCCAACTTTATCAGCCCGGGCTTGATGATGGTGTTTGGGGGAAACACCCACAACGACACTTCGCACAGCTTCGGGGCCAAGTGCTACAGCCGGGATCTGATGGTGTACGACATTCTGTGCGATTCGTGGCACGTGCAGCAGATGCCCAACGATCTGCGGGCGGATTTGGCCCGGTTTGGCCACTCGGCGATTGTGTTCGAGGAGTCGCTGTACATCTACGGTGGGTTCGACGGGCAGATGATCAACGACATGCTCAAGTTTACGCCGGGCAATTGTCGGGCGTTTAACCGATCCGATCAGTGCCTGAACGCCCGACCTGGGGTCAAGTGCATCTGGGACATCCAGAAGAGCAAGTGCGTTCCGATTCTGGACGTGGACAAGTCGGTGCTGTTTAGCCGGGACGAGACCAACTACGAAATTTGTCCGCAGGAGAGCCGGCTGGTCATGACGAGGCAGGCCCTGATGGATTACGAACTGTGCAGCTTTCTGTCCAGCTGCCAGAGTTGCGTGTCCACCTCGTACGGGTGTATGTTCTGTGGGATTGGCAACCAGAAGGGATACTGCGCGAAGGAAAAGTGTCCGGACGTGTCGTACACGTATCGTGCGGATTTCTACCCGACGCGGAAGCTTAAGGATTGTCCGGAGATTGACGGACTGTTTTGTTCGCAGCTGCACAGTTGTCACGCGTGCACGGCGTACAAGTTCTGCCACTGGGACTACGAGCACAGCAATTGCGAGTTCCGGACGAACAACACCGGAAGTGGGGACATCCTGGTGGATACGCTGCCCTGTCCGCCGGCCTGCTCAGTGTTGACGACCTGCGGCAATTGTACCCAGGAGGAGTGCATCTGGTGCCAGAACGAGCAACGCTGCGTTGACAAGAACGCGTACACGGCGAGCTTCCCGTACGGGCAGTGCCGCGAGTggacaaccggttcgaacaagTGCCGGGCGGCCAGTTCGGGCAAGAGTCAGTGTGGATTTTTCAAGACCTGCGCTCAGTGTCGCGATGATCCTGCCTGTGGGTGGTGTGACGATGGATCGATGACCGGACTGGGGAAATGTCTACCCGGTGGAGACAGCGGTGCTCACGAAGAAATGGAATGCCCGGCGACGAGGTGGCACTTTACGCACTGTCCGAGCTGTCAGTGCAACGGCCACAGTACTTGTCCGGACTCGAAGATCTGCAAGCAGCCGTGCAAAGACCCGATGATCGGAGCCAACTGCGAAAAGTGCAAACCCGGCTATTGGGGCAATCCGGTCAACGGAGGAACCTGCCAGAAGTGTGACTGCAACGGACAGGCCCAGTACTGCCACAGCGAGACGGGCAAGTGCTTCTGCAGCACGAAGGGCCTCGCCGGAGATCACTGCGAAAAATGCGACGCCACGAACCACTACCACGGCGATCCGAGCCGAGGTTCGTGCTACTACGACCTCACCATCGACTACCAGTTCACGTTTAACCTGTCCAAGAAGGAAGACCGCCACTTTACCCAGATCAACTTCCGCAACTCGCCGATCAAGGCAGACATCGATGCCGACTTTAGCATAACCTGCTCGGTCGCCGCCAAGATGAACATCACAATTCGGACGGCGGGCGGCCCGGAAAAGCCACTCTTCTCCGCGGTCAACTGCTCGACCTTCCGGTATCGCTTCTCGAAAGCGGAGCACCACTTTGGCATCGAAGACAACGTCACGTTGACGACGTTCTACGTGTACGTGTACGACTTCCAGCCGCCGCTCTGGATTCAGATCGCGTTCTCGCAGTACCCGAAGCTCAACCTGCAGCAGTTCTTCATCACGTTCTCCAC GtgcttcctgctgctgctgctgatggcgGCCATCCTGTGGAAGATCAAGCAGCGCTACGACATGTTCCGTCGCCGGCAGCGGCTCTTCGTCGAGATGGAACAGATGGCGTCGCGGCCGTTCTCGCAG GTCCTGGTCGAGGTCGAAAGCAGCAAGGAGTACAACGAGCTGTCGCCGGCCGTGGAGAATATCACGAGCGCACCGCGCAAGCGAAAAAAG GATTCGCCCAGTCCGATCGCGCTGGAGCCGTGCGAGGGCAACCGTGCCGCGGTGTTATCGCTTCTAGTCCGGCTGCCAACCG GTGGCCACCTACACGCTCCTCCCGGCCAGTCGGCCGGTCTGGCCGTGGCCAGCGCCCTGGTGACGCTCGGCAACCCGCGGCGACCGTCGATAGAGCACCCGAAGGAGCCCAAGAGCAAGCGGAAGCAGAGCCAGCATCCCGACAGTTGTATATAA